The Desulfarculaceae bacterium DNA window GCCCCTGGTGTGGTTCACCGCCGGGGCGCGGCTCATCCCCCTGCACACCCTGGGCATCCTGCAGTACGCCGGGCCCAGCTTGCAGTTCATGCTGGCCCTGCTGTTCTTCCACGAGACGGTCTCCCCGGCCCGCTGGCTCACCTTTTTCATGGTCTGGGCCGGGGTGGCGCTGTATCTGGCCGCCGGCTTCCGCAAAAAAGCCTGACCCGGCCTCGCCGGGCGGCGGGATATTGCAGCCAAAGCGGACCGAACAGGGCGGGGACCGATCAGACTTCCCTTTCCCGTTTTTCTTTTCTCCCCCTCTTCTTTCTTCTCTCCCACCACCCCCCGCCGGGGTCGCCTCGGGGCCGGCATCTCCTCCGCCCCGCATCCCTCTCTTTTCTTTTCTCCCCCACACCCCTCGCCGGGGTCGCCAACGGGACGGCATCTCCGCGCCGTATGACAGCCTGCCTCCCGCGAGCCGGGTCAATTACCGACACCGCAGTCCGCTTGCCTAGTTCCGCGACCACGCCCTGCCAGCGAGCGCCCCTCCCCGGCAACCACCCTTATGCCGGCCCAGGGTGACCCCGACAAAAAACGCTTTTTCTTTCTTTTTTCTTCTCTTCTCTTCTTCTCCCTTCGCTCCAAACCGGAGACAACACCAAGGAAGATCGCCACGTCGCGGCTGGGCGCAAAAAAAAAACGGGCCGCCCCGGCTGGAGCGGCCCGCTGATCGTTTTTGGGTTGTGCCCTAGGCGGCCTTCTTCTTGCCGCGCCGGCGGCGCACCAGCCAGCCGCCCAGGAGGCCCGAGGCCATCAGGGCCATGGTGCCCGGCTCCGGAGCCGCCGCCCCGCCGCCCCCACCGCCGCCACTGATGTAGGACTCGCTGCTGTTGCCCGCGATGGACTGCACGTGCGCCCCCACCCGGAAGCCCTGGTTGCCCAGGCTCTCCAAGAGGGTGGCCACGCCCACGCCCTGGTTCAGGGTCAGGGAGACCACCAGGCTCTCCCCGGAGCCCACGCCGTACTTGGGCGAGGGGTTGTCCGCCTGCATGGCGAAGCTGGTGTTGAAGGCGTAGTCCTGGCCGCCGGGCAGGTTGCCCGGGTTGGCCCCTTGCTCGAAGAACACGTTGCCGGTGTTTTGGTCGTTGAGGATGGAGTAGCCGGAGACCAGGTTGTTCAGGTCCTCGAAGTAGAGCTCCGAAATCACCGACTCAATGAGGCTCAGGTTGGAGATCTGCACCAAAACGGTGTTGGAGCTCGCCTGGCTCACCTTCATGTTCAGGTTTACCTGGCTGCCTTCGGGCGAGTTGTCGGTTATCAGGTTGAAGCCGACGTCCAGGGGTTGGATGCTGTCGGCCAGGGCCGGGGTGGCCAGGGCCAGCAGGCACAGCACCATGACGAGAAGGGCAGGCTTTCTCATGGCGGACCTCTTAGGGTGAGGGGTCATCAAATCAAGTTTTCCGAATGTATTGTTTCCTACTATGAATTATACCATTGGGATCGGTTTTTTCGCTAATTGGAAACCAGGAAAAAATCAACCGTGGAGACCACCCGCACGATTTTCTTGTCCGGGGTGTTCTGGTCCCGGTTGCGGATGGTGAACAGCCCCTGGCTGGCCCGGCGGATGCCGCCCACCAGGCTGCCCGAGTCCCGGGCGAACTGCTCGGCCGCGGCGCGGGCGTTCTTGGTGGCCGCCGCGATCATGGCCGGCTTTATCTTGTTGAGCCCGGTGAACAGGAAGCTGGGCTGGGAGCCGTAGTCCAGGACCAGGACGATGCCCTCCTTGACCAGATCGCCGCTCTTGCCCATGGCCGCCTTGGCCTGGGCCACCTTGGTGGTGGTCAGGGTAACCGCCGCCTCCACCTTGTAGCGGTTGGGGGGCAGGCGGTTGCCGGTGTAGCCCTGGGCGTAGTAGTCGGTCACCCGGGGCGGCGAGGCGCTCAGCTCGTTGGCCGCAAACCCCAGGCCCGTGAGGAAGGCCTTGATGCGCTCGCGGTCCGCCTCCAGGCGGTTGTACAGGGCGGGCAGGTTGTTGCCGGTCTGGTTGAAGGTCAGCGGCCAGATGGCCAGGTCGGCGGGCACCTCCCGCGCGGCCAGGCCCTTGACCGTCACGAAACGCTCGGCCGCCTTGACCGCATAGAGGCTTTGGCCCACGAAAAAGCCGGCCAGGGCCACCCCCAGGCCGATGCACAGGCCCAAGACCAGGGCTCCGGGAAAGGAATTGTTGCTCACGCTGAATCCTCCGCGATTGATTGGCCCTTACATCATAGCAGCATCCGGGGGGCCAGGGGCAGGCCCTTGCCGGATCGGGAGGACGTTCTAGGCCCGGGCGGTGATCCCCCCAAAGGTGCTGGCCGGCAGGAACTTGTGCTCTTGGATGTCCCGGAAGCCGCATTCGCCCAGGCAGCCGCTTATCTGATCCACCGAGGGCAAGGGGTGGAGCCCTTTCAAGGAGCAGTTGACCAGGTTCAGGTTGGCCGCGGCCAGGTCCTTGCCCTGGCTGTGAAAGTTCATCACCACCGAGAGGGTGCCCCCGGCCGCCAGCTTGCCGTGCATGGCGCTCAGCAGCTCCCGGCGCTCGTCCGGGGCAAAGTAATAGAGCATGCTGGACATGTTGATGAGGTCAAAGGGCCCGGCCGCCTCGGGGGGCGGCTGGCGGATGTCGCCCTGGATGACCACGAAGCGATCCTCCAGGCCCCAGTCCACCAGGTTGCGCTGGGCCTGGGCGGCCACGGCGGGGTCCAGGTCCAGGCCCACCCCGGTAGCTTTGGGGTTTACCTGATAGGCGCTTTGCAGGAAAAAGGCGCTGCCGCAGCCCACGTCCAGGATGCGCAGGCTCTGTTTGCCCGTGGCAATGGCCTTGATGAAGTCCCGCACGATGGGCTCGATGCCCTTGGAAAAGCGGGCCACCAACTCGCCGATTTCCTCCAGGTCGTCGCCCAGCTCGCCGCCCGCCAGCCGGTCGGCGGCAAGGCGGTAGGCATCGCAATAATAGCTGACATTGGCCTGGATCATGGCCGCCACCACGTCTCCCTTGGGGTTGGCCACCGCCCGCGAGCGCTTGCCCTTCAGGGAGTAGCGCCCTTCCTTGAGCGCCACCTCCTTGGTGGCGGTGCCCACCTCCAAGAGGGCTTGCAACAGCTCCGGCCGGGCCACGCCCAGCCGGGCGGCCAGCTCCTCCAGATCCGCCGGGCCTTGGGCCAGGGCCTGCAAAAGGCCCGCTTCATAGGCGGAGTACAGGAAAAGGGTGCGCAGGAAGGCCTGGTAGTCCTTCATGATGGGCAGCATGCCCGGGATCTTGAACAGATGCAAAAAGGAGAACTTGTAGCGCAGGTTCATGGCGGCGTCCTAACGGCGATTTGACCAAGGACAGGCGATGAGCCCAGTCTAGGCCCTTATTTCTGGCCGGGCCAGGCAATTTGCATGAACGGTGGACGCTTTTCAGGCAATTTGCGCGGGCGGCTGAAGCCTTGAGCCGGCGGGCCGAGGAGTATAGACTGACTCACCCCACCACCGCCGCAAGGGAGAGGCCATGGACTACCTGGAAACGCTGGCCCGCGTGCCGCTTTTTTCCATGATGAAAAAGCGCGAGCTGAAAAACATCGCCGACATGGCCGAGGTGCTCCTCTACGAGCCCGGCGAGGTGATCATCACCGAGGGCGAGAGCGACGGGCGGCTTTTCGTGATGCTCTCGGGCGAGGTGGATGTGGTCAAGAACCTGGGCCAGCCCAACTGGCGCAAGCTCAACCGCCTGGGGCCGGGCTCCTATTTCGGGGAGATGGCCGTGCTGGGCAACTCCCAGCGCACCGCCAGCGTGGTGGCGGTGGAGGAGGCCAAGCTGATGTGCCTGGCCGACTTCAACCTGCGCGCGGCCATGGAAAAGCACCCCAACATAGCCATAGAGCTCTTGCAGACCCTGGCCCGGCGGCTGGAGGACAAGGAGCAACGCCTCTTGAGCGAGCTGGGCGGGCTATTGCCCATCTGCTCCCACTGCAAGCGCATCCGTCAGGCCGACGGCTCATGGATGGCGGTGGAAAATTACGTGCACGCCCACTCCGAGGCCGACTTCAGCCACGGCATCTGCCCCGATTGCCGCAAGGAACACTACCCGGAGCTCTAGGCGGCCCTCCCCCTACAGCTCCACCGCCCCCGCCCGAAGCAGCTTGGGCTTGGCGCCGCGCGCGTCGGCCACGGTGCTGGCCGGGCCGCCGGGGGTGGGGCCCGCGTCCAGGATCAAATCCACCCCTTCGGCTATGGCCGGGTCCAGCTGACCCAGCGAGGCCGGGGCCATGCCGCCCGCCTG harbors:
- a CDS encoding PEP-CTERM sorting domain-containing protein, producing MRKPALLVMVLCLLALATPALADSIQPLDVGFNLITDNSPEGSQVNLNMKVSQASSNTVLVQISNLSLIESVISELYFEDLNNLVSGYSILNDQNTGNVFFEQGANPGNLPGGQDYAFNTSFAMQADNPSPKYGVGSGESLVVSLTLNQGVGVATLLESLGNQGFRVGAHVQSIAGNSSESYISGGGGGGGAAAPEPGTMALMASGLLGGWLVRRRRGKKKAA
- a CDS encoding SIMPL domain-containing protein (The SIMPL domain is named for its presence in mouse protein SIMPL (signalling molecule that associates with mouse pelle-like kinase). Bacterial member BP26, from Brucella, was shown to assemble into a channel-like structure, while YggE from E. coli has been associated with resistance to oxidative stress.) yields the protein MSNNSFPGALVLGLCIGLGVALAGFFVGQSLYAVKAAERFVTVKGLAAREVPADLAIWPLTFNQTGNNLPALYNRLEADRERIKAFLTGLGFAANELSASPPRVTDYYAQGYTGNRLPPNRYKVEAAVTLTTTKVAQAKAAMGKSGDLVKEGIVLVLDYGSQPSFLFTGLNKIKPAMIAAATKNARAAAEQFARDSGSLVGGIRRASQGLFTIRNRDQNTPDKKIVRVVSTVDFFLVSN
- a CDS encoding methyltransferase domain-containing protein translates to MNLRYKFSFLHLFKIPGMLPIMKDYQAFLRTLFLYSAYEAGLLQALAQGPADLEELAARLGVARPELLQALLEVGTATKEVALKEGRYSLKGKRSRAVANPKGDVVAAMIQANVSYYCDAYRLAADRLAGGELGDDLEEIGELVARFSKGIEPIVRDFIKAIATGKQSLRILDVGCGSAFFLQSAYQVNPKATGVGLDLDPAVAAQAQRNLVDWGLEDRFVVIQGDIRQPPPEAAGPFDLINMSSMLYYFAPDERRELLSAMHGKLAAGGTLSVVMNFHSQGKDLAAANLNLVNCSLKGLHPLPSVDQISGCLGECGFRDIQEHKFLPASTFGGITARA
- a CDS encoding cyclic nucleotide-binding domain-containing protein, translated to MDYLETLARVPLFSMMKKRELKNIADMAEVLLYEPGEVIITEGESDGRLFVMLSGEVDVVKNLGQPNWRKLNRLGPGSYFGEMAVLGNSQRTASVVAVEEAKLMCLADFNLRAAMEKHPNIAIELLQTLARRLEDKEQRLLSELGGLLPICSHCKRIRQADGSWMAVENYVHAHSEADFSHGICPDCRKEHYPEL